The following coding sequences are from one Diabrotica virgifera virgifera chromosome 2, PGI_DIABVI_V3a window:
- the LOC114331599 gene encoding probable transmembrane reductase CYB561D1 isoform X1 yields the protein MTEKSEVRIRQRFYWLSNTIFHQVLAVTCGFIFYIFFKSHDLTSARFLHNFLASGAYIPLMAEGFILFTESNVWSLEANRSIKGWVHGALLSVSVICASVGIIVEIIGKNKTSSPHFHTLHAKLGLASWIMCFTLVLSGLLTVYAAKLRNYVKPLYIKLFHEIVGLACFVTGVYSLYLGLPKWGFAMYVTASELTATKTLVIIVAVWSILGTCVSIFNNIKNVFT from the exons ATGACTGAAAAATCAGAAGTAAGAATTCGACAAAGATTCTACTGGTTGTCAAATACTATCTTTCATCAAGTTTTGGCTGTTACTTGTggatttatattttatatattttttaagagcCATGATCTTACTTCGGCCAGATTTCTACACAATTTCTTGGCTTCTGGAGCT TACATTCCATTAATGGCTGAaggttttatattatttactGAATCAAATGTCTGGTCACTCGAAGCAAACAGAAGTATAAAAGGATGGGTCCACGGTGCACTATTAAGCGTCAGTGTTATATGCGCCTCCGTTGGTATAATTGTAGAAATCattggaaaaaataaaacttCTTCCCCACATTTTCACACCTTGCACGCCAAATTAG GTCTTGCTTCATGGATCATGTGCTTTACATTAGTCCTCAGTGGTTTGTTGACGGTATATGCTGCCAAATTAAGaaattatgtaaaacctttatACATAAAGTTGTTCCATGAGATTGTGGGACTAGCATGCTTTGTTACCGGGGTCTACTCTTTGTATCTAGGCCTTCCCAAATGGGGATTTGCCATGTATGTGACAGCATCCGAGTTAACTGCAACCAAAACATTGGTGATCATCGTAGCAGTTTGGAGTATTCTTGGAACTTGTGTGTCCATCTTTaacaacattaaaaatgtatttaCCTAA